One window from the genome of Dyadobacter sp. CECT 9275 encodes:
- a CDS encoding dihydrodipicolinate synthase family protein — protein sequence MEQLSAQNLKGTWCTMLLPVRADNGIDYQLLEDELDILCSAGISGIYSNGTAGEFFNQTESEFDSINQLLAQKCSQSGIPFQIGASHMSPLISLERIRRSRSLKPGAFQVIMPDWVAPNPDEQVNFLKVIAEEAFPIPLVLYHVGHTKTVLKPADFGRLALEIPSLIGIKVGAGGAEWYTAMLKENPPLSVFVPGHKLATGVKEGVASGAYSNMACIHPQAAQQWYLLMQEDLPAALEMEQRITQFFDQCILPLHFKGYSDMALDKFLAAIGGWTAVGTRVRWPYQSIDQQEVSAVRKIGRKLIPEFFLV from the coding sequence ATGGAGCAGCTTTCGGCTCAAAATTTAAAAGGGACCTGGTGTACAATGCTTTTGCCCGTCAGGGCAGATAACGGTATTGACTATCAGTTACTGGAAGACGAGCTGGACATACTCTGCAGTGCCGGTATCAGCGGAATTTATTCAAATGGTACTGCGGGCGAGTTTTTCAACCAGACCGAATCAGAATTTGACTCCATCAATCAGTTATTGGCACAAAAATGCAGTCAGTCTGGTATTCCCTTTCAGATTGGTGCAAGTCACATGAGCCCGCTCATTTCTCTGGAAAGGATCCGGCGGTCACGGTCTTTAAAACCAGGAGCTTTTCAGGTAATCATGCCCGACTGGGTAGCGCCCAACCCTGATGAGCAAGTAAACTTTCTGAAAGTGATTGCCGAAGAGGCCTTCCCAATCCCATTGGTTTTATATCATGTGGGCCATACCAAAACGGTTTTGAAACCAGCCGACTTTGGCCGGCTGGCGCTGGAAATCCCCTCCCTGATCGGCATAAAAGTAGGTGCCGGTGGGGCTGAATGGTATACCGCAATGCTGAAGGAAAATCCGCCGCTTTCCGTTTTTGTTCCCGGCCACAAACTCGCCACCGGTGTGAAAGAAGGCGTGGCCTCAGGAGCTTATTCCAATATGGCCTGTATCCATCCGCAGGCAGCGCAGCAATGGTATCTGCTAATGCAGGAAGATTTGCCCGCGGCACTGGAGATGGAACAGCGGATTACACAATTTTTCGATCAGTGTATTTTACCACTGCATTTTAAAGGTTATTCTGACATGGCGCTGGACAAATTCCTGGCGGCAATAGGAGGCTGGACCGCCGTTGGCACACGTGTAAGGTGGCCCTACCAGTCAATTGACCAACAAGAGGTATCGGCAGTCCGAAAAATTGGCAGAAAGTTGATACCCGAATTTTTCCTTGTCTGA